DNA from Pirellulales bacterium:
TCTCGACAAAGGCGAATTCATCGGCGAATTGTTCGGGTAGAAGCGTGGCACCTACAGCGCGAAATCCGAGCATTTTTCGACCCGTTCTCAAGGCGGCGTTGCTGTCGGCGCTTGTTGTCCACTCGGCGGTTCCGATTCCAGTGCGGGCCGACGACAAGAAACCGGCCGGCAAGACTTCGCCGCATGTGATCATGACTGTGCCGCTCGGGCTAGCAGCCGGCACAACGACAAAAATCACCCTCCGCGGGCGGATGCTCGATCAGGCCAGCGCGGTTCAACTGCAAGGCAATTCGGGCGGCGGAAAAATCTCGGTCAAGCTGCTGTCGAAGGGCAAGGTCGCCTTGCCCGACAAATTCGACGCCGCCAGCGCCGGCGATACGCAGGTTGAAATTGAAGTGACCGCGGCGGCGGACGCAGCTGCCGGCGAAGCGAATATTATCGTGACGACGCCGACCGGCGCGACTCCGCCGCATCCGCTATTGATCGCCGCCAAGGGAACGCTTGTCGCCGACAAAAAGGCCGGCGGCTTTCGCGATGCGCAGCCACTGGCCGCCGGGCAATGTGTTGCCGGAACGATCGAGCATGCCCGTCAGGTACACGTCTACCGCATCGACGGCAAGGCAGGCGAAACAATCGTGGCCGACGTGCTTGCGGCGCGGCGCGGATCGCTGCTCGATTCGTTGCTCACGCTGTACGACGCCGAAGGCCATATCGTCGCCACCAACGACGATTTTGCGGGAAGCCCCGATTCGCGTCTCAAGCTGTCGCTTCCGGCGGGAGGGCCATATTACCTGAGCCTTGTCGACGCCTACGATTCCGGCAGCACAGCTCATGTCTTTTGGCTGAGCCTGAAAAGGAAGGACTAGGCGGGGCGGTGTGGCCTCGCGCATAAAAATGCGGCGCGCAAGCGGGGCCAGAGTTCCGACCTCGCGCACGCGCCGCGCAATTCCCGCCATTTGCGACCGGGGGCAATTCGCCCATCGGATCGCTGTCTGTCTGTCTTACTTCGATCCACCGAAGGTGTGGATGGCGCCGCCGTACCCGCCCAATCCCGCCGCGGGCGATGCTCCACCGATTTCGGCTCTCGATGCGTCCTTGGCAGAAAACGTCAAAGTGTGGTCGGTCGAAAGCGTCGTGATGGCGATGTCGCCATTTTTGTCGGATTTTTCGGGCCGGCCCGACATCGCTTCCGTTAGAAATTTGCGTGCATCATCGACGCTGGCGGTCTTCTCGGTTTTCTTTGCCGGTTTCGACTTCGAAGTTTGATGAGTTTCCCC
Protein-coding regions in this window:
- a CDS encoding PPC domain-containing protein, which encodes MLSALVVHSAVPIPVRADDKKPAGKTSPHVIMTVPLGLAAGTTTKITLRGRMLDQASAVQLQGNSGGGKISVKLLSKGKVALPDKFDAASAGDTQVEIEVTAAADAAAGEANIIVTTPTGATPPHPLLIAAKGTLVADKKAGGFRDAQPLAAGQCVAGTIEHARQVHVYRIDGKAGETIVADVLAARRGSLLDSLLTLYDAEGHIVATNDDFAGSPDSRLKLSLPAGGPYYLSLVDAYDSGSTAHVFWLSLKRKD